A genomic window from Parvularcula sp. LCG005 includes:
- a CDS encoding DUF3429 domain-containing protein, with the protein MVMSVQETQVRPAAEGTGLTAAAAATAYAGALPLLVGAILAWARPADLATFILPIMTTMGIALLAFFGGVRWGVAVMGNKGPTFRQLAGSVVPMVLAIALFQIDGIVTVLTALSVLIPLLLLDDLRATRRGSGAPEWYLGVRVPLTIMMEVSFVAALILALTHESLSAL; encoded by the coding sequence ATGGTAATGAGCGTTCAGGAGACACAAGTCCGGCCTGCCGCAGAGGGCACCGGCCTGACCGCGGCGGCCGCCGCAACAGCCTATGCCGGGGCCCTGCCCCTGCTCGTCGGTGCCATTTTGGCCTGGGCACGGCCCGCCGACCTTGCGACCTTTATACTTCCCATCATGACGACAATGGGTATCGCCCTATTGGCATTCTTTGGCGGTGTGCGCTGGGGGGTGGCTGTGATGGGGAACAAGGGGCCGACCTTTCGCCAATTGGCAGGTTCGGTAGTGCCGATGGTTCTGGCCATTGCGCTGTTTCAGATTGACGGCATTGTCACCGTACTGACAGCGCTGAGTGTTCTTATCCCACTGCTTCTGCTCGACGATCTGCGGGCGACGCGACGGGGATCAGGGGCGCCTGAATGGTATCTGGGTGTGCGCGTACCCCTGACCATCATGATGGAGGTCAGCTTCGTCGCCGCGCTTATCCTAGCCCTGACACACGAAAGCCTCAGCGCTCTTTAG
- a CDS encoding fasciclin domain-containing protein gives MLKRTLMAAAALTLVTGPAFAADHHKEKKDKMAMSHEKSSTIADKAMATDSLSTLVAAVKAGGLVSTLKGDGPFTVFAPTNDAFAEIQDTVDTLLMPANKSQLKGVLTAHVVDMDLSAADLTMLTAANGGEIKLTTVSGDTLVVTSTDGGLTVTDENGGVADIVTADVEASNGVVHVVDSVLVPAS, from the coding sequence ATGCTGAAACGTACACTGATGGCCGCCGCGGCGCTGACACTTGTTACTGGTCCTGCATTTGCTGCAGACCATCACAAAGAGAAAAAAGACAAGATGGCGATGTCGCATGAGAAGTCATCGACCATTGCTGACAAAGCCATGGCAACGGACAGCCTGTCCACGCTGGTCGCCGCGGTCAAAGCCGGCGGTCTGGTGTCGACACTGAAAGGCGATGGCCCGTTCACTGTGTTTGCGCCAACCAACGACGCGTTCGCGGAAATTCAGGATACGGTCGATACGCTGCTGATGCCAGCCAATAAATCCCAGCTCAAAGGCGTGCTGACCGCTCACGTGGTGGACATGGACCTTTCCGCTGCTGACCTGACCATGCTGACCGCTGCCAATGGCGGTGAGATCAAGCTCACGACCGTATCCGGCGACACGCTGGTCGTCACGAGCACAGATGGTGGTCTGACGGTCACGGACGAAAACGGCGGTGTTGCCGATATCGTCACCGCTGACGTTGAAGCCTCGAACGGCGTCGTGCACGTCGTGGACTCGGTGCTTGTCCCAGCCAGCTAA
- a CDS encoding HWE histidine kinase domain-containing protein, protein MPTASGHHPDTDFHVLANAIPQMAWMARPDGWIFWYNERWYSFTGTTLPQMEGDGWRSVHHPDHVERVTETFRNAIENQDAWEDTFPLRGADGQYRWFLSRALPVRDQNGNILRWFGTNTDITEQKQAEERQSILMREVDHRAKNALAVAQAVVNLTKAPDIAGYKSAVKGRIAALARAHQQLALNKWNGTDMEALIQEELAPFVDGDATGTLQTQGAPIVLPPALAQSATLVIHELATNAAKYGALSNEAGTVLIDWKPTVDGLHIRWTEKGGPPVTAPTRVGFGMTLLDASVKQFSGGSVNCDWRSDGLVCELVLPMKDAAKAVQAEEAPAETSTSTARKVLVVEDEALTALDLEWRLQDAGYEVLGPAGTLQAANDILKTDRPSIALLDTNLNGERTFTLAMNLLADDVPVIFCTGYNSLDDAPRALAGCPIVQKPYQEKALLTAINKLLEESSSV, encoded by the coding sequence ATGCCTACTGCTTCGGGGCATCACCCCGACACTGATTTTCACGTGCTCGCCAATGCCATTCCGCAGATGGCTTGGATGGCGCGTCCGGATGGCTGGATTTTCTGGTACAATGAGCGCTGGTACAGTTTCACCGGCACCACCTTGCCCCAGATGGAGGGCGATGGCTGGAGGTCTGTGCATCATCCCGATCATGTCGAGCGGGTAACGGAGACATTTCGCAACGCGATCGAGAACCAGGACGCGTGGGAAGATACCTTCCCCCTGCGCGGCGCGGATGGACAATATCGCTGGTTCCTGTCCCGTGCCCTGCCTGTACGAGACCAGAATGGTAACATTCTGCGTTGGTTCGGCACCAATACCGACATTACCGAACAGAAGCAGGCTGAAGAGCGTCAGTCCATCTTGATGCGTGAGGTCGATCACCGCGCGAAGAATGCGCTGGCGGTGGCGCAGGCCGTTGTGAACCTGACCAAGGCCCCGGACATTGCCGGCTACAAGTCCGCTGTGAAGGGCCGTATCGCGGCACTCGCACGGGCTCATCAGCAACTCGCTCTGAACAAATGGAACGGCACGGATATGGAGGCGCTGATCCAGGAGGAGCTGGCACCATTTGTCGACGGTGACGCGACCGGCACTCTGCAGACCCAGGGGGCGCCCATTGTTCTGCCCCCGGCACTGGCCCAGTCGGCAACGCTGGTCATTCATGAACTGGCCACCAATGCCGCCAAATACGGCGCCCTGTCCAACGAAGCCGGGACTGTGTTGATCGACTGGAAGCCGACCGTAGACGGACTGCATATTCGCTGGACCGAAAAAGGCGGCCCCCCCGTGACGGCACCAACACGCGTGGGTTTTGGCATGACCCTGCTCGATGCGTCGGTGAAGCAGTTTTCCGGCGGATCAGTGAATTGTGACTGGCGGAGCGATGGTCTTGTGTGTGAACTCGTGCTGCCCATGAAAGATGCCGCCAAGGCGGTGCAGGCAGAGGAAGCGCCTGCCGAAACGTCGACATCGACAGCCCGCAAGGTTCTGGTGGTCGAAGATGAGGCGTTGACCGCGCTTGATCTCGAATGGCGATTGCAGGACGCCGGCTACGAGGTTCTGGGCCCGGCTGGCACGTTGCAGGCCGCAAATGACATTCTGAAGACGGATCGTCCAAGCATTGCATTGCTCGATACGAATTTGAATGGGGAGCGGACCTTCACCCTTGCCATGAATCTGCTGGCCGATGATGTGCCGGTGATATTCTGTACCGGCTATAACTCGCTCGACGATGCGCCGCGTGCGTTGGCCGGGTGCCCCATCGTCCAGAAGCCCTATCAGGAAAAAGCGCTACTCACAGCGATCAACAAGCTGTTAGAGGAATCCTCCAGCGTCTGA
- a CDS encoding SDR family NAD(P)-dependent oxidoreductase: protein MSSRIAIVTGAAHGIGLGCAKALQRAGWTVLMADKDEETLSAAAHGGGVAVPTDVSDEAAIIALVEKAVEMGPLGLIVSNAGLSEFGSLSDTSLDDWNRILGTNLTPAFLLAKHAEPHLKAATGSMVLIASTRAHMSEPDTHAYAATKGGLVALTHSLAISMGPDVRVNCVSPGWINVSGEELSDDAHEQHPAGRVGRPDDIADAVVYLATAPFVTGAELIVDGGMTRKMMYK, encoded by the coding sequence ATGAGTAGCAGGATCGCGATCGTCACGGGCGCAGCCCACGGTATTGGCCTTGGCTGCGCGAAGGCGCTGCAGAGGGCGGGTTGGACCGTGCTCATGGCGGACAAGGACGAAGAGACACTGTCGGCTGCCGCCCATGGGGGGGGGGTCGCCGTGCCCACCGACGTCTCCGACGAGGCTGCCATCATCGCCCTGGTGGAGAAGGCCGTTGAGATGGGGCCACTGGGCCTGATCGTTTCCAATGCCGGGCTGTCTGAATTTGGCAGCCTGAGCGATACGAGCCTTGATGACTGGAACCGCATTCTGGGCACCAATCTGACGCCCGCATTTCTGCTCGCCAAGCATGCGGAGCCGCATCTTAAAGCCGCGACGGGTTCGATGGTGCTGATCGCCTCGACACGCGCGCATATGTCAGAACCAGATACGCACGCCTATGCCGCGACCAAGGGCGGGCTCGTGGCCCTCACCCACTCACTTGCAATCTCGATGGGGCCGGATGTGCGGGTCAATTGTGTCTCGCCTGGCTGGATCAATGTGTCAGGTGAGGAACTGTCCGATGATGCCCATGAACAGCATCCGGCAGGGCGCGTCGGACGGCCCGATGACATTGCCGACGCCGTTGTGTATCTGGCCACAGCCCCGTTTGTCACAGGGGCGGAATTGATCGTCGATGGCGGCATGACGCGCAAGATGATGTACAAATAA
- a CDS encoding DksA/TraR family C4-type zinc finger protein: MAGGWTRDGAVQDQIDDSVNDAVSAARSRLPKGPSAEECDECGEPIPERRRAALPGVRTCVQCQSTADTKIQHSAYNRRGSKDSQLK; this comes from the coding sequence ATGGCCGGTGGATGGACACGCGACGGGGCAGTTCAGGACCAGATCGACGACAGCGTGAACGATGCTGTCAGCGCGGCACGGTCCCGCCTGCCCAAAGGGCCGAGTGCGGAAGAGTGTGACGAATGCGGCGAACCTATTCCGGAACGGCGGCGCGCCGCCCTGCCCGGTGTGCGTACCTGCGTCCAGTGCCAGTCTACGGCTGACACGAAAATTCAGCATTCGGCCTATAACCGCCGGGGCAGCAAGGACAGCCAGCTGAAATAG
- a CDS encoding DUF998 domain-containing protein — MSDTTIRRTVHHHAGLAPYRVLAGFALFGAVLTVILDMAMWFIIDGYNPMAQTISELAAGPHSWIQDLGICTFAVGIACLAIGFTLRSDGDRHRNVAMRTALGLLSAVILTLALYNEYGDGDFGGVEIHLWLVGAIYLLVPAIFWLLSGLPAMRRSLFQNGGKAVAVAWLLLAPLFFVVPDTWDGAFERVLAMVMIAGVVGGAFYLYRQSDHAD; from the coding sequence ATGTCAGACACTACCATCCGCAGGACGGTTCACCACCACGCCGGGCTCGCGCCGTATCGCGTGCTGGCCGGCTTTGCCTTGTTCGGCGCCGTGCTGACTGTCATCCTTGATATGGCCATGTGGTTCATCATCGATGGCTACAACCCGATGGCTCAGACGATCTCGGAGCTGGCAGCCGGTCCCCATTCGTGGATACAGGATCTCGGGATCTGCACTTTCGCTGTGGGCATTGCGTGCCTGGCCATTGGTTTTACGCTGCGCTCTGACGGCGACCGGCATCGCAATGTGGCCATGCGGACGGCGCTGGGACTATTGTCCGCGGTCATCCTCACGCTTGCTCTGTATAATGAATATGGCGACGGCGACTTTGGCGGGGTGGAGATCCACCTATGGCTGGTCGGTGCGATCTATCTGCTCGTCCCCGCAATATTCTGGCTGCTCTCAGGCCTGCCGGCCATGCGACGTAGTCTCTTCCAAAATGGGGGAAAGGCAGTCGCTGTTGCCTGGCTTCTGCTCGCGCCCCTGTTCTTTGTCGTTCCCGACACTTGGGATGGTGCGTTCGAACGCGTGCTGGCCATGGTCATGATTGCCGGCGTCGTGGGTGGTGCGTTCTATCTCTATCGGCAATCCGACCACGCGGACTGA
- the lepA gene encoding translation elongation factor 4: MTDLSHIRNFSIVAHIDHGKSTLADRLIQVTGGLTDREMKEQVLDNMELERERGITIKAQTVSLNYTAKDGKTYQLNLIDTPGHVDFAYEVSRSLNAVEGSLLVVDASQGVEAQTLANVYQAIDANHDIVPVLNKVDLPAAEPERVIEQIEDVIGIEAQDAVLISAKTGLGVPDVLEAIVKRLPAPKGDADATLKAMLVDSWYDSYLGVVVLIRVVDGKIKKGQRIRMMNAKATYTVDQVGKFTPHRVTVDGMGPGEIGYITASIKEVADTNVGDTITDDRNPADKPLAGFKPSQPVVFCGLFPVDSAEFEDLRDAIAKLRLNDASFEFEMETSAALGFGFRCGFLGLLHLEIIRERLEREFNIDLITTAPSVVYHMHLTNGEMEDLHNPADMPDPVYIDHIEEPWIKATIMVPDDYLGAVLKLCEERRGIQQDLTYAGARAMVVYELPLNEVVFDFYDRLKSITKGYASFDYQIIGYRQDDLVRMQILVNEEPVDALAIIVHRSKAEYRGRAMCEKLKDLIPRHLFKIPIQAAIGGRVIARETIAAMRKDVTAKCYGGDASRKRKLLDKQKAGKKKMRQFGRVDIPQDAFIKALKMDD, from the coding sequence ATGACTGACCTTTCGCACATCCGCAATTTCTCCATCGTCGCGCATATCGACCACGGCAAATCGACACTCGCCGACCGCCTGATCCAGGTGACCGGCGGGCTGACCGACCGTGAGATGAAAGAGCAGGTGCTCGACAATATGGAGCTGGAGCGCGAGCGGGGCATTACTATCAAGGCCCAGACCGTCTCTCTCAATTACACGGCGAAGGATGGCAAAACCTATCAGCTGAACCTGATCGACACGCCGGGCCATGTGGACTTTGCCTATGAGGTCAGCCGGTCCTTGAACGCCGTTGAGGGCTCCCTTCTGGTCGTCGATGCCTCACAGGGCGTTGAGGCCCAGACCTTGGCCAACGTCTATCAGGCCATTGACGCCAATCATGATATCGTCCCCGTCCTGAACAAGGTCGACCTGCCTGCGGCCGAGCCCGAGCGGGTCATCGAGCAGATCGAAGACGTCATCGGGATCGAGGCACAGGACGCGGTTCTCATCTCCGCCAAGACCGGTCTCGGGGTGCCCGACGTGCTGGAAGCGATCGTCAAACGCCTGCCTGCGCCCAAGGGCGATGCGGACGCGACCCTCAAGGCGATGCTCGTGGACAGCTGGTATGACAGCTATCTGGGCGTTGTCGTGCTGATCCGCGTCGTCGACGGCAAGATCAAAAAGGGCCAGCGCATCCGCATGATGAACGCCAAAGCCACCTATACGGTGGACCAGGTGGGCAAGTTCACGCCGCATCGCGTGACCGTGGATGGCATGGGCCCCGGCGAAATCGGCTATATCACCGCGTCGATCAAGGAAGTGGCCGACACCAATGTCGGGGATACGATCACCGATGACCGTAACCCGGCGGACAAACCGCTGGCGGGCTTCAAACCCTCACAGCCAGTGGTGTTCTGCGGCCTTTTTCCGGTCGACTCAGCAGAGTTCGAGGATCTGCGCGATGCTATCGCCAAGCTGCGCCTGAACGATGCCAGCTTTGAATTTGAGATGGAAACATCCGCCGCGCTCGGTTTCGGGTTCCGCTGCGGCTTCCTGGGGCTGTTGCACCTGGAGATCATCCGTGAACGGCTGGAGCGTGAGTTCAATATCGACCTCATCACCACGGCGCCGTCGGTTGTGTATCACATGCACCTGACCAACGGGGAGATGGAAGACCTCCACAACCCCGCCGATATGCCGGACCCGGTCTATATCGACCATATCGAAGAGCCTTGGATCAAGGCCACGATCATGGTTCCGGACGATTATCTCGGCGCGGTCCTGAAACTGTGTGAGGAACGCCGCGGTATCCAGCAGGATCTGACCTATGCCGGTGCCCGCGCCATGGTCGTGTATGAGCTGCCACTCAACGAGGTGGTGTTCGACTTTTATGACCGGCTGAAATCCATCACCAAGGGCTATGCCAGCTTTGACTATCAGATCATCGGCTATCGCCAGGACGATCTCGTCCGTATGCAGATTCTGGTGAATGAAGAGCCTGTCGACGCGCTCGCCATCATCGTGCACCGGTCCAAGGCGGAATATCGCGGCCGGGCGATGTGCGAAAAGCTCAAGGACCTGATCCCGCGGCACCTGTTCAAGATCCCGATTCAGGCGGCGATTGGCGGCCGGGTCATCGCGCGCGAAACCATCGCCGCAATGCGCAAGGACGTAACCGCGAAATGTTATGGCGGCGACGCCTCACGGAAACGCAAGCTGCTCGACAAGCAGAAGGCAGGTAAGAAGAAGATGCGCCAGTTCGGCCGGGTGGACATCCCGCAGGATGCATTCATCAAGGCACTGAAGATGGATGACTGA
- the mscL gene encoding large conductance mechanosensitive channel protein MscL yields MGIISEFKEFAVKGNVVDLAVGVIIGGAFGTIVKSLVSDIIMPPIGYLAGGIDFSDLFYDPTGGDYASLDAAREAGAPAIAYGLFINNLISFLIVAWAVFLLVKGMNSLTKKAESEAPADAPVEPPKEILLLEEIRDVLKAKA; encoded by the coding sequence ATGGGAATTATCAGTGAATTCAAAGAGTTCGCGGTTAAAGGGAACGTGGTGGATCTCGCCGTCGGCGTGATCATTGGCGGTGCATTTGGCACGATCGTCAAATCGCTCGTCAGCGACATCATCATGCCGCCAATCGGCTATCTGGCCGGTGGGATCGACTTCTCGGATCTGTTCTACGATCCAACAGGCGGTGACTATGCGTCGCTTGATGCTGCTCGTGAGGCAGGCGCTCCGGCCATTGCCTATGGCCTGTTCATCAACAACCTGATCTCGTTCCTGATCGTGGCTTGGGCGGTCTTCCTGCTCGTCAAAGGCATGAACTCGCTGACCAAGAAGGCCGAAAGCGAAGCTCCGGCCGATGCCCCGGTCGAGCCGCCAAAAGAAATTCTGTTGCTGGAAGAAATCCGCGACGTGCTGAAGGCGAAGGCCTGA
- a CDS encoding AraC family transcriptional regulator: MSIDSLAEIIAALCPAPGRHVPFAGVTLTRADDPYGMIHAVYEPSFCIVAQGDKLSMLGDQAFRYGAGQGLLAAVDVPVTARITTATPAAPYLAMSVAIDPDMVAELALRQLGMPSPAEIFAPLSSHDVDQRLFDPLIRLLSLVRDAEDVTVLRPLIQQEIVWRLLNSPFGPALRHMGAREGQAGRVRQVMAHIRAHFAESLKVADLAALAHMSVPSFHRHFKAVTTMTPVHYQKLIRLQEARQRMMADSSVAAAGYAVGYESASQFSRDYRRHFGLPPAQDSAALREQMASAL; this comes from the coding sequence ATGAGCATCGACAGCCTCGCAGAGATAATCGCAGCGTTGTGCCCGGCGCCGGGTCGTCACGTTCCTTTCGCGGGGGTGACGCTGACGCGTGCCGATGACCCCTATGGGATGATCCACGCGGTTTACGAGCCTTCCTTCTGCATCGTGGCGCAGGGGGACAAGCTGAGCATGCTGGGGGATCAGGCTTTCCGTTATGGCGCAGGGCAGGGGCTGCTCGCCGCCGTCGACGTGCCCGTGACAGCGCGGATCACAACGGCCACGCCCGCCGCGCCCTATCTGGCCATGAGCGTGGCCATAGATCCCGACATGGTGGCTGAACTCGCGCTACGGCAATTGGGAATGCCGTCACCGGCTGAAATTTTTGCACCGCTGTCGAGCCATGATGTCGATCAACGCCTCTTTGACCCGCTGATCAGGCTGCTCAGCCTGGTGCGGGATGCTGAAGACGTGACCGTTCTGAGGCCGCTGATCCAGCAGGAGATCGTCTGGCGGCTGCTGAACAGTCCCTTCGGCCCAGCTCTGCGACATATGGGCGCGAGGGAGGGACAGGCCGGCCGAGTCCGTCAGGTCATGGCCCATATCCGGGCGCATTTTGCAGAGAGCCTGAAGGTCGCCGATCTTGCAGCGCTCGCGCATATGAGCGTCCCCAGCTTCCACCGCCATTTCAAGGCCGTCACAACAATGACGCCGGTCCACTACCAGAAGCTGATCCGCCTGCAGGAGGCCCGGCAGAGGATGATGGCCGACAGTTCCGTCGCGGCCGCAGGCTATGCCGTGGGCTATGAAAGCGCGTCGCAGTTCAGCCGCGACTATCGTCGGCATTTTGGACTGCCGCCAGCACAGGATAGCGCCGCCCTGCGCGAACAGATGGCATCGGCCCTATAA
- a CDS encoding aldo/keto reductase: MRMKQLGKSGLFVSELCLGTMTFGGSDDMWGKIGKLDQAAADDIVKTALDGGINFIDTADVYATGKSETILGESLRRLGVPRDDVVIATKGLGPMGDGPNMRGASRYHVLSACEASLKRLGLDHVDLYQIHGFDPATPIEETLEALNTLVQHGHVRYIGLSNWAAWQVMKAVGIAEARRLAPITSLQAYYTIAGRDLERDVIPMLKSEGVGLMVWSPLAGGYLSGKYDRDGKGSDGRRANFDFPPVNKDRAFDAIEVMRTIAEEKGVSIAQIALSWLLHQPAVSSVIVGAKRVDQLTDNIASTEVELTNDELTRLNEVSALPAEYPGWMIERQGEYRAHMKENG; the protein is encoded by the coding sequence GTGCGAATGAAACAATTGGGAAAAAGCGGCCTGTTCGTGTCCGAGCTGTGCCTTGGCACCATGACCTTTGGCGGCAGCGATGACATGTGGGGCAAGATCGGCAAGCTCGACCAGGCAGCAGCCGATGACATCGTCAAAACCGCGCTCGACGGCGGAATCAATTTCATCGACACTGCCGATGTTTACGCGACCGGCAAGAGCGAAACCATTCTGGGCGAGAGCCTGCGCCGCCTTGGCGTGCCGCGCGACGATGTTGTCATCGCCACCAAGGGCCTTGGCCCCATGGGCGACGGACCGAACATGCGCGGCGCGTCGCGCTATCACGTCCTCAGCGCCTGTGAAGCGAGCCTCAAACGCCTCGGCCTTGATCACGTGGACCTCTATCAGATCCACGGCTTCGACCCCGCAACGCCGATTGAAGAAACGCTGGAGGCGCTCAACACACTCGTCCAGCACGGGCATGTCCGATATATCGGCCTGTCCAACTGGGCCGCGTGGCAGGTCATGAAGGCTGTGGGCATTGCCGAGGCGCGACGCCTCGCCCCGATCACTTCGCTGCAGGCCTATTACACGATCGCCGGCCGGGACCTGGAACGTGATGTCATCCCCATGCTGAAGAGTGAAGGCGTAGGCCTTATGGTGTGGAGCCCGCTGGCCGGTGGGTACCTGTCCGGCAAATATGATCGCGACGGTAAGGGATCAGACGGTCGCCGTGCCAATTTCGACTTTCCCCCCGTGAACAAGGATCGCGCTTTTGACGCCATCGAGGTGATGCGCACAATTGCGGAGGAGAAGGGCGTCAGCATCGCGCAGATCGCCCTGTCATGGCTGCTGCACCAGCCCGCCGTCAGCTCCGTCATCGTCGGCGCCAAACGGGTTGATCAGCTGACGGACAATATTGCATCAACGGAGGTTGAGCTGACGAACGATGAGCTGACGCGGCTTAACGAAGTCAGTGCGCTGCCAGCGGAATATCCGGGTTGGATGATCGAACGGCAGGGTGAATACCGCGCCCATATGAAAGAAAACGGTTAA
- a CDS encoding DVUA0089 family protein — translation MKFKGIAALAAAATVSSAGAWATTYTETVDAGNTLASSITLPGGTTSVEGKLEGGGDNQPADLYKFTLDADSRLTIRLLSSAFDANLLLFNSLGQGLAGNDDTIPGFTPCDTASSASLDSCISIDLLAGDYFVAASINNAYGYDADGRIMLGNDNGILPTPSLQVLSYVLGGTLYGADRDYTLTFIATGDSEVPLPAALPMFASALAGGTFLRRRKGAKA, via the coding sequence ATGAAATTCAAAGGCATCGCTGCCTTGGCAGCTGCAGCAACAGTCTCCAGCGCCGGCGCTTGGGCGACCACCTATACCGAGACGGTTGATGCGGGGAATACTCTCGCATCATCGATTACGCTGCCCGGCGGCACGACAAGTGTCGAAGGCAAGCTTGAAGGTGGTGGTGATAACCAGCCGGCCGATCTTTATAAATTCACGCTCGACGCCGATTCCCGCCTGACCATCAGGCTGCTTTCAAGTGCGTTCGATGCCAACCTCCTGCTGTTCAACAGTCTTGGCCAAGGCCTCGCCGGCAATGATGATACCATCCCGGGTTTCACGCCCTGTGACACGGCTTCGAGTGCATCGTTGGATTCCTGTATCAGCATCGACCTGCTGGCCGGCGATTATTTTGTGGCCGCCTCGATCAACAATGCCTACGGCTATGATGCAGATGGTCGGATCATGCTGGGCAATGACAATGGCATTCTCCCCACGCCATCGCTGCAGGTCCTGTCCTATGTACTCGGCGGCACCCTTTATGGCGCCGACAGAGACTACACATTGACCTTCATCGCCACGGGCGATTCAGAAGTTCCCCTGCCTGCAGCGCTGCCCATGTTCGCCTCTGCCCTTGCAGGGGGGACATTCCTGCGCCGCCGCAAAGGCGCAAAGGCATAG